A single genomic interval of Armigeres subalbatus isolate Guangzhou_Male chromosome 1, GZ_Asu_2, whole genome shotgun sequence harbors:
- the LOC134205326 gene encoding ceramide kinase isoform X3: MNEDMDYDRLPVLPTSASISTNATINTVTTTTNVSTRVNSYDLLHSDVTSGEDILSGSSQSHGNYLIIHYARLVSPSTCKWRVQQLVLYKNEHRVTKLWYNRLSEDIREQNRPKNILLFLNPYGGKQKAFSLFEKYAKPLFKLAHVDINLIITQRAQQIYDIMTSQTINLNNYDGVVCCGGDGTFAELFNGLVYRTMIDKGMDINQPPYLPKPSIPIGIIPAGSTDTVAYCLNGTTDIKTSIIHIILGQTNGLDISSVYRNCADSGSGGSSQVQPANDLKISDNNTFDSSTAGHARTRPQLLKLYASVLSYGFLGDVTFDSENYRWMGPKRYDYSGFKKFLRNRGYSGDITIHLEMDMIDNVRVDRNSPHDGVLCLENCQRCQASSAKIANPIDCETETVTISGKFLMVNGANISCACSRSPQGFNPYSHLGDGYIDLILVRHTSFFNNVRLLLAMSSKRKKISDLPFVEIYRTKKFSFNGRVVTARQGHGHDNGAAIADELDRTGTTATTSTDSTNDIVDSTASTGSSDENNKLLSKWNCDGEILMDTNITVECNCQLINVFRRGISCSDSSCKKNDPGVLNCCGVCK; the protein is encoded by the exons ATGAATGAAGATATGGATTATGATCGGCTCCCGGTGCTCCCAACATCAGCATCGATATCAACGAATGCTACTATAAACACCGTAACAACCACTACTAACGTTAGCACTAGAG TAAACTCGTACGATTTGTTGCACAGCGACGTCACCAGTGGGGAAGACATCCTGAGTGGAAGTAGTCAATCCCACGGCAACTACCTAATAATCCATTATGCCAGGCTAGTGTCGCCCAGTACATGCAAATGGAGAGTCCAACAGCTGGTTCTGTACAAAAACGAACACAGAGTTACCAAGCTTTGGTACAATCGTTTATCAGAAGATATCAGAG agCAAAACCGACCGAAAAATATATTACTGTTTCTCAATCCTTACGGTGGCAAACAAAAGGCATTTTCCCTTTTCGAAAAGTATGCCAAACCGTTGTTCAAATTGGCCCATGTTGATATCAATTTGATAATAACGCAACGGGCGCAGCAAATCTATGACATTATGACCTCGCAAACGATCAATCTAAACAACTATGACGGCGTGGTATGCTGCGGTGGCGATGGGACATTCGCTGAGCTTTTCAACGGACTGGTCTATCGGACGATGATTGACAAGG GAATGGACATTAACCAACCACCATACTTACCCAAACCAAGCATCCCAATCGGGATTATTCCAGCTGGTAGCACTGATACGGTAGCTTACTGCTTAAATGGTACCACTGACATTAAAACCTCCATCATCCACATAATTCTTGGTCAAACAAATGGCCTTGACATTTCCAGTGTGTACCGAAATTGCGCTGATAGCGGCAGTGGAGGTTCTAGTCAAGTGCAACCTGCCAATGATTTGAAAATATCAGACAATAATACTTTCgacagttctaccgctggtcaTGCTAGAACGCGACCTCAATTGCTCAAACTCTATGCCAGTGTACTATCATACGGATTCCTTGGCGACGTGACGTTTGACAGTGAAAATTATCGATGGATGGGACCTAAACGATACGACTACTCAG GATTTAAAAAATTCTTACGCAATCGTGGCTATAGCGGAGACATCACCATCCACCTGGAAATGGATATGATCGATAACGTGCGTGTTGATCGGAATAGTCCGCATGACGGCGTTCTGTGCTTGGAAAATTGCCAACGTTGCCAAGCTTCTTCCGCTAAAATTGCAAATCCTATAGACTGTGAAACCGAAACAGTTACCATCAGTGGAAAGTTCCTGATGGTGAATGGTGCTAATATTTCCTGTGCATGCTCTCGCAGTCCACAGGGTTTTAATCCATACAGCCACCTGGGCGATGGCTATATTGACCTGATTTTGGTACGGCATACTTCGTTTTTCAATAATGTAAGGCTGCTGCTGGCGATGTCATCGAAACGGAAAAAGATC AGCGATTTACCATTTGTGGAGATTTACCGGACGAAGAAATTCAGCTTCAATGGACGCGTCGTGACTGCACGCCAAGGTCACGGTCACGATAACGGTGCGGCGATTGCTGATGAGTTGGACCGAACCGGTACAACGGCGACGACTAGCACAGACTCAACGAACGACATTGTGGACTCAACGGCGTCGACCGGCAGCTCGGACGAGAACAATAAGCTACTGTCCAAGTGGAACTGTGATGGGGAGATCCTGATGGATACGAATATAACAGTAGA GTGCAATTGCCAGCTAATTAACGTGTTCCGACGAGGTATCAGTTGCAGTGATAGTAGTTGTAAGAAAAATGACCCAGGCGTATTGAACTGCTGCGGAGTTTGTAAATAA
- the LOC134205326 gene encoding ceramide kinase isoform X2, with protein MDKQNEVLLNTFVISKKKYRVVYNAGVLVWEAENSKKGKTSAPVCDIVSVTLSTTASGRSSVKNVPHAVTTTYGTTSSTHAPMNEDMDYDRLPVLPTSASISTNATINTVTTTTNVSTRVNSYDLLHSDVTSGEDILSGSSQSHGNYLIIHYARLVSPSTCKWRVQQLVLYKNEHRVTKLWYNRLSEDIREQNRPKNILLFLNPYGGKQKAFSLFEKYAKPLFKLAHVDINLIITQRAQQIYDIMTSQTINLNNYDGVVCCGGDGTFAELFNGLVYRTMIDKGMDINQPPYLPKPSIPIGIIPAGSTDTVAYCLNGTTDIKTSIIHIILGQTNGLDISSVYRNCADSGSGGSSQVQPANDLKISDNNTFDSSTAGHARTRPQLLKLYASVLSYGFLGDVTFDSENYRWMGPKRYDYSGFKKFLRNRGYSGDITIHLEMDMIDNVRVDRNSPHDGVLCLENCQRCQASSAKIANPIDCETETVTISGKFLMVNGANISCACSRSPQGFNPYSHLGDGYIDLILVRHTSFFNNVRLLLAMSSKRKKISDLPFVEIYRTKKFSFNGRVVTARQGHGHDNGAAIADELDRTGTTATTSTDSTNDIVDSTASTGSSDENNKLLSKWNCDGEILMDTNITVECNCQLINVFRRGISCSDSSCKKNDPGVLNCCGVCK; from the exons GAAAAACGTCGGCCCCCGTCTGTGATATCGTATCAGTTACGCTATCAACGACGGCCAGCGGACGATCATCTGTGAAAAATGTCCCCCATGCTGTCACTACCACGTATGGAACAACCTCAAGTACTCATGCCCCCATGAATGAAGATATGGATTATGATCGGCTCCCGGTGCTCCCAACATCAGCATCGATATCAACGAATGCTACTATAAACACCGTAACAACCACTACTAACGTTAGCACTAGAG TAAACTCGTACGATTTGTTGCACAGCGACGTCACCAGTGGGGAAGACATCCTGAGTGGAAGTAGTCAATCCCACGGCAACTACCTAATAATCCATTATGCCAGGCTAGTGTCGCCCAGTACATGCAAATGGAGAGTCCAACAGCTGGTTCTGTACAAAAACGAACACAGAGTTACCAAGCTTTGGTACAATCGTTTATCAGAAGATATCAGAG agCAAAACCGACCGAAAAATATATTACTGTTTCTCAATCCTTACGGTGGCAAACAAAAGGCATTTTCCCTTTTCGAAAAGTATGCCAAACCGTTGTTCAAATTGGCCCATGTTGATATCAATTTGATAATAACGCAACGGGCGCAGCAAATCTATGACATTATGACCTCGCAAACGATCAATCTAAACAACTATGACGGCGTGGTATGCTGCGGTGGCGATGGGACATTCGCTGAGCTTTTCAACGGACTGGTCTATCGGACGATGATTGACAAGG GAATGGACATTAACCAACCACCATACTTACCCAAACCAAGCATCCCAATCGGGATTATTCCAGCTGGTAGCACTGATACGGTAGCTTACTGCTTAAATGGTACCACTGACATTAAAACCTCCATCATCCACATAATTCTTGGTCAAACAAATGGCCTTGACATTTCCAGTGTGTACCGAAATTGCGCTGATAGCGGCAGTGGAGGTTCTAGTCAAGTGCAACCTGCCAATGATTTGAAAATATCAGACAATAATACTTTCgacagttctaccgctggtcaTGCTAGAACGCGACCTCAATTGCTCAAACTCTATGCCAGTGTACTATCATACGGATTCCTTGGCGACGTGACGTTTGACAGTGAAAATTATCGATGGATGGGACCTAAACGATACGACTACTCAG GATTTAAAAAATTCTTACGCAATCGTGGCTATAGCGGAGACATCACCATCCACCTGGAAATGGATATGATCGATAACGTGCGTGTTGATCGGAATAGTCCGCATGACGGCGTTCTGTGCTTGGAAAATTGCCAACGTTGCCAAGCTTCTTCCGCTAAAATTGCAAATCCTATAGACTGTGAAACCGAAACAGTTACCATCAGTGGAAAGTTCCTGATGGTGAATGGTGCTAATATTTCCTGTGCATGCTCTCGCAGTCCACAGGGTTTTAATCCATACAGCCACCTGGGCGATGGCTATATTGACCTGATTTTGGTACGGCATACTTCGTTTTTCAATAATGTAAGGCTGCTGCTGGCGATGTCATCGAAACGGAAAAAGATC AGCGATTTACCATTTGTGGAGATTTACCGGACGAAGAAATTCAGCTTCAATGGACGCGTCGTGACTGCACGCCAAGGTCACGGTCACGATAACGGTGCGGCGATTGCTGATGAGTTGGACCGAACCGGTACAACGGCGACGACTAGCACAGACTCAACGAACGACATTGTGGACTCAACGGCGTCGACCGGCAGCTCGGACGAGAACAATAAGCTACTGTCCAAGTGGAACTGTGATGGGGAGATCCTGATGGATACGAATATAACAGTAGA GTGCAATTGCCAGCTAATTAACGTGTTCCGACGAGGTATCAGTTGCAGTGATAGTAGTTGTAAGAAAAATGACCCAGGCGTATTGAACTGCTGCGGAGTTTGTAAATAA
- the LOC134205326 gene encoding ceramide kinase isoform X4: protein MDKQNEVLLNTFVISKKKYRVVYNAGVLVWEAENSKKAGKTSAPVCDIVSVTLSTTASGRSSVKNVPHAVTTTYGTTSSTHAPMNEDMDYDRLPVLPTSASISTNATINTVTTTTNVSTRVNSYDLLHSDVTSGEDILSGSSQSHGNYLIIHYARLVSPSTCKWRVQQLVLYKNEHRVTKLWYNRLSEDIREQNRPKNILLFLNPYGGKQKAFSLFEKYAKPLFKLAHVDINLIITQRAQQIYDIMTSQTINLNNYDGVVCCGGDGTFAELFNGLVYRTMIDKGMDINQPPYLPKPSIPIGIIPAGSTDTVAYCLNGTTDIKTSIIHIILGQTNGLDISSVYRNCADSGSGGSSQVQPANDLKISDNNTFDSSTAGHARTRPQLLKLYASVLSYGFLGDVTFDSENYRWMGPKRYDYSGFKKFLRNRGYSGDITIHLEMDMIDNVRVDRNSPHDGVLCLENCQRCQASSAKIANPIDCETETVTISGKFLMVNGANISCACSRSPQGFNPYSHLGDGYIDLILVRHTSFFNNVRLLLAMSSKRKKISTFDKA from the exons CAGGAAAAACGTCGGCCCCCGTCTGTGATATCGTATCAGTTACGCTATCAACGACGGCCAGCGGACGATCATCTGTGAAAAATGTCCCCCATGCTGTCACTACCACGTATGGAACAACCTCAAGTACTCATGCCCCCATGAATGAAGATATGGATTATGATCGGCTCCCGGTGCTCCCAACATCAGCATCGATATCAACGAATGCTACTATAAACACCGTAACAACCACTACTAACGTTAGCACTAGAG TAAACTCGTACGATTTGTTGCACAGCGACGTCACCAGTGGGGAAGACATCCTGAGTGGAAGTAGTCAATCCCACGGCAACTACCTAATAATCCATTATGCCAGGCTAGTGTCGCCCAGTACATGCAAATGGAGAGTCCAACAGCTGGTTCTGTACAAAAACGAACACAGAGTTACCAAGCTTTGGTACAATCGTTTATCAGAAGATATCAGAG agCAAAACCGACCGAAAAATATATTACTGTTTCTCAATCCTTACGGTGGCAAACAAAAGGCATTTTCCCTTTTCGAAAAGTATGCCAAACCGTTGTTCAAATTGGCCCATGTTGATATCAATTTGATAATAACGCAACGGGCGCAGCAAATCTATGACATTATGACCTCGCAAACGATCAATCTAAACAACTATGACGGCGTGGTATGCTGCGGTGGCGATGGGACATTCGCTGAGCTTTTCAACGGACTGGTCTATCGGACGATGATTGACAAGG GAATGGACATTAACCAACCACCATACTTACCCAAACCAAGCATCCCAATCGGGATTATTCCAGCTGGTAGCACTGATACGGTAGCTTACTGCTTAAATGGTACCACTGACATTAAAACCTCCATCATCCACATAATTCTTGGTCAAACAAATGGCCTTGACATTTCCAGTGTGTACCGAAATTGCGCTGATAGCGGCAGTGGAGGTTCTAGTCAAGTGCAACCTGCCAATGATTTGAAAATATCAGACAATAATACTTTCgacagttctaccgctggtcaTGCTAGAACGCGACCTCAATTGCTCAAACTCTATGCCAGTGTACTATCATACGGATTCCTTGGCGACGTGACGTTTGACAGTGAAAATTATCGATGGATGGGACCTAAACGATACGACTACTCAG GATTTAAAAAATTCTTACGCAATCGTGGCTATAGCGGAGACATCACCATCCACCTGGAAATGGATATGATCGATAACGTGCGTGTTGATCGGAATAGTCCGCATGACGGCGTTCTGTGCTTGGAAAATTGCCAACGTTGCCAAGCTTCTTCCGCTAAAATTGCAAATCCTATAGACTGTGAAACCGAAACAGTTACCATCAGTGGAAAGTTCCTGATGGTGAATGGTGCTAATATTTCCTGTGCATGCTCTCGCAGTCCACAGGGTTTTAATCCATACAGCCACCTGGGCGATGGCTATATTGACCTGATTTTGGTACGGCATACTTCGTTTTTCAATAATGTAAGGCTGCTGCTGGCGATGTCATCGAAACGGAAAAAGATC TCTACCTTTGATAAAGCGTAA
- the LOC134205326 gene encoding ceramide kinase isoform X1 — MDKQNEVLLNTFVISKKKYRVVYNAGVLVWEAENSKKAGKTSAPVCDIVSVTLSTTASGRSSVKNVPHAVTTTYGTTSSTHAPMNEDMDYDRLPVLPTSASISTNATINTVTTTTNVSTRVNSYDLLHSDVTSGEDILSGSSQSHGNYLIIHYARLVSPSTCKWRVQQLVLYKNEHRVTKLWYNRLSEDIREQNRPKNILLFLNPYGGKQKAFSLFEKYAKPLFKLAHVDINLIITQRAQQIYDIMTSQTINLNNYDGVVCCGGDGTFAELFNGLVYRTMIDKGMDINQPPYLPKPSIPIGIIPAGSTDTVAYCLNGTTDIKTSIIHIILGQTNGLDISSVYRNCADSGSGGSSQVQPANDLKISDNNTFDSSTAGHARTRPQLLKLYASVLSYGFLGDVTFDSENYRWMGPKRYDYSGFKKFLRNRGYSGDITIHLEMDMIDNVRVDRNSPHDGVLCLENCQRCQASSAKIANPIDCETETVTISGKFLMVNGANISCACSRSPQGFNPYSHLGDGYIDLILVRHTSFFNNVRLLLAMSSKRKKISDLPFVEIYRTKKFSFNGRVVTARQGHGHDNGAAIADELDRTGTTATTSTDSTNDIVDSTASTGSSDENNKLLSKWNCDGEILMDTNITVECNCQLINVFRRGISCSDSSCKKNDPGVLNCCGVCK, encoded by the exons CAGGAAAAACGTCGGCCCCCGTCTGTGATATCGTATCAGTTACGCTATCAACGACGGCCAGCGGACGATCATCTGTGAAAAATGTCCCCCATGCTGTCACTACCACGTATGGAACAACCTCAAGTACTCATGCCCCCATGAATGAAGATATGGATTATGATCGGCTCCCGGTGCTCCCAACATCAGCATCGATATCAACGAATGCTACTATAAACACCGTAACAACCACTACTAACGTTAGCACTAGAG TAAACTCGTACGATTTGTTGCACAGCGACGTCACCAGTGGGGAAGACATCCTGAGTGGAAGTAGTCAATCCCACGGCAACTACCTAATAATCCATTATGCCAGGCTAGTGTCGCCCAGTACATGCAAATGGAGAGTCCAACAGCTGGTTCTGTACAAAAACGAACACAGAGTTACCAAGCTTTGGTACAATCGTTTATCAGAAGATATCAGAG agCAAAACCGACCGAAAAATATATTACTGTTTCTCAATCCTTACGGTGGCAAACAAAAGGCATTTTCCCTTTTCGAAAAGTATGCCAAACCGTTGTTCAAATTGGCCCATGTTGATATCAATTTGATAATAACGCAACGGGCGCAGCAAATCTATGACATTATGACCTCGCAAACGATCAATCTAAACAACTATGACGGCGTGGTATGCTGCGGTGGCGATGGGACATTCGCTGAGCTTTTCAACGGACTGGTCTATCGGACGATGATTGACAAGG GAATGGACATTAACCAACCACCATACTTACCCAAACCAAGCATCCCAATCGGGATTATTCCAGCTGGTAGCACTGATACGGTAGCTTACTGCTTAAATGGTACCACTGACATTAAAACCTCCATCATCCACATAATTCTTGGTCAAACAAATGGCCTTGACATTTCCAGTGTGTACCGAAATTGCGCTGATAGCGGCAGTGGAGGTTCTAGTCAAGTGCAACCTGCCAATGATTTGAAAATATCAGACAATAATACTTTCgacagttctaccgctggtcaTGCTAGAACGCGACCTCAATTGCTCAAACTCTATGCCAGTGTACTATCATACGGATTCCTTGGCGACGTGACGTTTGACAGTGAAAATTATCGATGGATGGGACCTAAACGATACGACTACTCAG GATTTAAAAAATTCTTACGCAATCGTGGCTATAGCGGAGACATCACCATCCACCTGGAAATGGATATGATCGATAACGTGCGTGTTGATCGGAATAGTCCGCATGACGGCGTTCTGTGCTTGGAAAATTGCCAACGTTGCCAAGCTTCTTCCGCTAAAATTGCAAATCCTATAGACTGTGAAACCGAAACAGTTACCATCAGTGGAAAGTTCCTGATGGTGAATGGTGCTAATATTTCCTGTGCATGCTCTCGCAGTCCACAGGGTTTTAATCCATACAGCCACCTGGGCGATGGCTATATTGACCTGATTTTGGTACGGCATACTTCGTTTTTCAATAATGTAAGGCTGCTGCTGGCGATGTCATCGAAACGGAAAAAGATC AGCGATTTACCATTTGTGGAGATTTACCGGACGAAGAAATTCAGCTTCAATGGACGCGTCGTGACTGCACGCCAAGGTCACGGTCACGATAACGGTGCGGCGATTGCTGATGAGTTGGACCGAACCGGTACAACGGCGACGACTAGCACAGACTCAACGAACGACATTGTGGACTCAACGGCGTCGACCGGCAGCTCGGACGAGAACAATAAGCTACTGTCCAAGTGGAACTGTGATGGGGAGATCCTGATGGATACGAATATAACAGTAGA GTGCAATTGCCAGCTAATTAACGTGTTCCGACGAGGTATCAGTTGCAGTGATAGTAGTTGTAAGAAAAATGACCCAGGCGTATTGAACTGCTGCGGAGTTTGTAAATAA